A region from the Variovorax paradoxus genome encodes:
- the metK gene encoding methionine adenosyltransferase: MANDFLFTSESVSEGHPDKVADQISDAILDAIFEQDPRSRVAAETLTNTGLVVLAGEITTNAHVDYIQVARDTIKRIGYDNTDYGIDYKGCAVMVCYDKQSNDIAQGVDHASDDHLNTGAGDQGLMFGYACDETPELMPAPIYYAHRLVERQAQLRKDGRLPFLRPDAKSQVTMRYVDGKPHSIDTVVLSTQHSPDQSETPTKMKASFNEAIIEEIIKPVLPKEWLKDTRYLINPTGRFVIGGPQGDCGLTGRKIIVDTYGGACPHGGGAFSGKDPSKVDRSAAYAARYVAKNIVAAGLARQCQIQVAYAIGVAQPMNITVYTEGTGVIPDEKIAELVREFFDLRPKGIIQMLDLLRPIYQKTAAYGHFGREEPEFTWEATTQAAALRAAAGL; the protein is encoded by the coding sequence ATGGCGAACGACTTCCTCTTCACTTCCGAATCGGTTTCCGAAGGCCACCCCGACAAGGTCGCCGACCAGATCTCGGATGCCATCCTGGACGCGATCTTCGAGCAGGACCCGCGCAGCCGCGTGGCCGCCGAAACGCTGACCAACACCGGCCTCGTGGTGCTCGCCGGCGAAATCACGACCAACGCGCACGTCGACTACATCCAGGTGGCGCGCGACACCATCAAGCGCATCGGCTACGACAACACCGACTACGGCATCGACTACAAGGGCTGCGCCGTGATGGTCTGCTACGACAAGCAGTCCAACGACATCGCCCAGGGCGTGGACCACGCGAGCGACGACCACCTGAACACCGGCGCCGGCGACCAGGGCCTGATGTTCGGCTACGCCTGCGACGAAACGCCCGAGCTGATGCCCGCGCCCATCTACTACGCGCACCGCCTTGTCGAGCGCCAGGCGCAGCTGCGCAAGGACGGCCGCCTGCCCTTCCTGCGCCCCGACGCCAAGAGCCAGGTGACCATGCGCTACGTGGATGGCAAGCCCCACAGCATCGACACCGTAGTGCTCTCCACGCAGCACAGCCCCGACCAGAGCGAAACGCCCACCAAGATGAAGGCCTCGTTCAACGAAGCCATCATCGAGGAGATCATCAAGCCCGTGCTGCCGAAGGAATGGCTCAAGGACACGCGCTACCTGATCAACCCGACCGGGCGCTTCGTCATCGGCGGGCCGCAGGGCGACTGCGGCCTCACGGGCCGCAAGATCATCGTCGACACCTACGGCGGCGCCTGCCCGCACGGCGGCGGCGCGTTCTCGGGCAAGGACCCGTCGAAGGTCGACCGCTCGGCCGCCTATGCCGCGCGCTACGTGGCCAAGAACATCGTGGCCGCAGGCTTGGCGCGCCAGTGCCAGATCCAGGTGGCCTACGCCATTGGCGTGGCCCAGCCGATGAACATCACGGTCTACACCGAAGGCACCGGCGTGATTCCCGACGAGAAGATCGCGGAGCTCGTGCGCGAGTTCTTCGACCTGCGTCCGAAGGGCATCATCCAGATGCTCGACCTGCTGCGCCCGATCTACCAGAAGACCGCCGCCTACGGCCACTTCGGCCGCGAGGAGCCCGAGTTCACCTGGGAAGCGACCACGCAGGCGGCTGCGCTGCGGGCTGCGGCCGGGCTGTAA
- a CDS encoding helix-turn-helix domain-containing protein, with product MSQLPVRPSPAPVPAPDAGAAQRIHSVIDLWLGEQLRRRRQALGRSLQQVAQACGISVSLLSQLERGHRSISMRTLGALAQELQLPIETLVRNTQYSEGEAEGAVARAGTHKRIDLGDKGIHKENLTPPAAAGGVEMYRAVIDPGGSTGDDLFFTRKGEQVGYVIEGQLELFVRERLLKLKAGDSFCYDGGTPRRWRNPGTTPTTVLWAITCSPG from the coding sequence GTGTCGCAATTGCCGGTTCGTCCGTCCCCCGCCCCTGTTCCGGCACCCGATGCCGGCGCGGCGCAGCGCATCCATTCGGTCATCGACCTCTGGCTCGGGGAGCAGTTGCGCAGAAGGCGCCAGGCCCTCGGGCGCTCGCTGCAGCAGGTGGCGCAGGCCTGCGGCATTTCGGTCAGCCTGCTGAGCCAGCTCGAGCGCGGGCATCGCTCGATCTCCATGCGCACGCTCGGCGCGCTGGCGCAGGAGCTGCAGCTGCCTATCGAGACCCTGGTGCGCAACACCCAGTACAGCGAGGGCGAGGCCGAAGGCGCGGTGGCGCGCGCCGGAACGCACAAGCGCATCGACCTCGGCGACAAGGGCATCCACAAGGAAAACCTCACGCCGCCTGCGGCCGCGGGTGGCGTCGAGATGTACCGCGCGGTGATCGATCCGGGCGGCTCCACGGGCGACGACCTGTTCTTCACGCGCAAGGGCGAGCAGGTCGGCTACGTCATCGAGGGGCAGCTCGAACTCTTCGTGCGCGAGCGCCTGCTCAAGCTGAAGGCCGGCGACAGTTTTTGCTACGACGGCGGCACGCCGCGCCGCTGGCGCAATCCCGGCACCACCCCCACCACCGTCCTTTGGGCAATCACATGTTCACCCGGATAG
- a CDS encoding ABC transporter substrate-binding protein has protein sequence MKIASSLAAFVLATLTMAFGGQASAQTVLKVGSTPTGNPFTFLDTKTNTIDGIMADIVKAVGKTSGFEVQIEPMQFSALIGSLTSKRIDLISAAMFITPVRQEVVDFSQPIYSYGEGIVVPVKDTTAYRSFAEFKGKRVGVQVGTAFVEPLQKLGIFSEVKLYDTTADLMRDANAGRIDAGVLDYPIAAYAISKSVFPNLRMVTTYQPTMVNSIGIATRKGDTETMGKVNAALTKLKADGSIDAILKKWGLNS, from the coding sequence ATGAAAATCGCTTCTTCCCTCGCAGCCTTCGTGCTGGCCACGCTCACCATGGCCTTCGGCGGCCAGGCCTCGGCCCAGACGGTGCTCAAGGTCGGCTCCACGCCCACCGGCAATCCGTTCACCTTTCTCGACACCAAGACCAACACCATCGACGGCATCATGGCGGACATCGTCAAGGCCGTCGGCAAGACCTCGGGCTTCGAGGTGCAGATCGAGCCGATGCAGTTCTCGGCGCTGATCGGCTCGCTCACCTCCAAGCGCATCGACCTGATCTCGGCCGCGATGTTCATCACGCCGGTGCGCCAGGAGGTGGTGGACTTCTCGCAACCGATCTACAGCTACGGCGAAGGCATCGTGGTGCCCGTGAAGGACACCACCGCCTACCGCAGCTTCGCCGAGTTCAAGGGCAAGCGCGTGGGCGTGCAGGTGGGCACCGCCTTCGTCGAGCCGCTGCAGAAACTCGGCATCTTCAGCGAGGTCAAGCTCTACGACACCACCGCCGACCTGATGCGCGACGCCAATGCCGGGCGCATCGACGCGGGCGTGCTCGACTACCCCATCGCCGCCTACGCGATCTCCAAGAGCGTGTTTCCCAACCTGCGCATGGTCACGACCTACCAGCCCACCATGGTCAACAGCATCGGCATCGCCACGCGCAAGGGCGACACCGAAACCATGGGCAAGGTGAATGCGGCGCTCACCAAGCTCAAGGCCGACGGCAGCATCGACGCGATCCTCAAGAAGTGGGGCCTCAACAGCTGA
- a CDS encoding amino acid ABC transporter permease, translated as MSTFLHNVWEFMPILLQGAKLTVLVTLGSLVISTLLGLVWAAMRVSGIPLLAKISAGVINLLRGIPIIVLLFFIYFVMPDFGVSLTALQAGILGLGIAYSAYQSENFRAGIEAVDHGQVEAAQAMGMSWRLTMRRVVLPQAFRITLPSYGNIMIMMLKDSSQASTITVAELALQGKLIATSTFQNATVFSLVALLYLIMCVPLILLVRHFEKRGRK; from the coding sequence ATGAGCACCTTCCTGCACAACGTCTGGGAGTTCATGCCGATCCTGCTCCAGGGCGCCAAGCTCACGGTGCTGGTGACGCTGGGCTCGCTGGTCATCTCCACGCTGCTCGGCCTGGTCTGGGCCGCGATGCGGGTCTCGGGCATTCCGCTGCTCGCGAAGATCAGCGCGGGCGTGATCAACCTGCTGCGCGGCATTCCGATCATCGTGCTGCTGTTCTTCATCTACTTCGTGATGCCCGACTTCGGCGTCTCGCTGACGGCGCTGCAGGCGGGCATCCTGGGCCTGGGCATCGCCTACTCGGCCTACCAGTCGGAGAACTTCCGCGCTGGCATCGAGGCCGTGGACCACGGCCAGGTGGAAGCGGCGCAGGCCATGGGCATGAGCTGGCGGCTCACGATGCGGCGCGTGGTGCTGCCGCAGGCCTTTCGCATCACGCTGCCCTCCTACGGCAACATCATGATCATGATGCTCAAGGATTCATCGCAGGCCTCGACCATCACCGTGGCCGAGCTCGCGCTGCAGGGCAAGCTGATCGCCACCTCGACCTTCCAGAACGCCACCGTGTTCTCGCTGGTGGCGCTGCTCTACCTCATCATGTGCGTGCCGCTCATCCTGCTGGTGCGCCACTTCGAGAAGCGGGGCAGGAAATGA
- a CDS encoding amino acid ABC transporter ATP-binding protein — MIEIRGLQKSFGSHHVLKGIDASILQGEVVCIVGPSGSGKSTILRCINGLESYSGGSVDIDGLRVDRQHASIKAIRAEVAMVFQRFNLFPHRTVLENVIEGPVYVKGEDRAAAIVHAKELLASVGLADKAAAHPPELSGGQQQRVAIARALAMRPKAILFDEPTSALDPELVGDVLQVMRKLAGTGMTMVVVTHEMQFAREVADRVIFIDGGVIVEQGPAAELLNNPQNPRTQDFLRRVLHPL; from the coding sequence ATGATCGAGATCCGCGGCCTGCAGAAATCCTTCGGCAGCCACCATGTGCTCAAGGGCATCGACGCCTCGATCTTGCAGGGCGAAGTGGTCTGCATCGTCGGGCCTTCGGGTTCGGGCAAGTCGACCATCCTGCGCTGCATCAACGGCCTCGAAAGCTACTCGGGCGGCAGCGTCGACATCGACGGCCTGCGCGTGGACCGGCAGCACGCGTCGATCAAGGCGATCCGCGCCGAGGTGGCGATGGTGTTCCAGCGCTTCAACCTGTTCCCGCACCGCACCGTGCTCGAGAACGTGATCGAGGGGCCTGTGTATGTGAAGGGCGAAGACCGCGCCGCTGCCATCGTGCATGCGAAGGAGCTGCTCGCGAGCGTCGGCCTGGCCGACAAGGCCGCGGCGCATCCACCCGAACTCTCGGGCGGGCAGCAGCAGCGCGTGGCCATTGCGCGCGCGCTGGCCATGCGGCCCAAGGCCATCCTGTTCGATGAGCCCACCTCCGCGCTCGACCCCGAACTCGTCGGCGACGTGCTGCAGGTGATGCGCAAGCTCGCCGGCACCGGCATGACGATGGTGGTGGTCACGCACGAGATGCAGTTCGCGCGCGAAGTGGCCGACCGCGTGATCTTCATCGACGGCGGCGTGATCGTCGAACAGGGCCCCGCCGCCGAGCTGCTCAACAACCCGCAGAACCCGCGCACACAGGACTTCCTGCGCCGCGTGCTTCATCCGCTCTGA
- a CDS encoding NAD(P)/FAD-dependent oxidoreductase has translation MPNASQEFFPLAPSLWAATAAPAPATTPLDTDAQADVIVVGAGYCGLSTALHLAERGVRVVVLEAKEIGFGGSGRNGGQVIPGLKHDPSELLRMFGPEEGQRLVDFAKCTADAVFELIDKHAMNVPRARQGWIQGAHTPAALLLAERRTRDWQAQGVAARELDRNEIARLLGTDKYFGGWLDPRGGGVQPLSYARELARAAQAAGVVIHTGTPVTQLTQANGKWQAATARGARVTAERVVMCTNGYTDGLWPGLRKTIINANSFQVATEPLPEAVRKTVLPEGHVSSDARNLLLYYRLDHAGRLLMGGRGTFREPDAGQPGDWSHLEHVVAKLFPQAAGVPMAYRWCGHVAITRDYLPHLHEPAPGLLIDIGCQGRGVGLQTRMGQALAQYIATGDRKALPVQPSDMRPFPLYGLRRLYVSAVIGWYRMTDGGV, from the coding sequence ATGCCGAACGCGTCGCAGGAATTCTTTCCACTCGCCCCGTCGCTCTGGGCCGCCACCGCGGCGCCCGCGCCGGCGACCACGCCGCTGGACACCGACGCGCAGGCCGACGTGATCGTGGTCGGCGCCGGCTACTGCGGCCTCAGCACGGCGCTGCACCTGGCCGAGCGCGGCGTGCGCGTGGTGGTGCTCGAAGCCAAAGAGATCGGCTTCGGCGGTTCGGGCCGCAACGGCGGCCAGGTCATCCCGGGCCTGAAGCACGACCCGAGCGAACTGCTGCGCATGTTCGGTCCCGAAGAAGGCCAGCGCCTGGTCGACTTTGCCAAGTGCACGGCCGACGCGGTGTTCGAGCTGATCGACAAGCACGCCATGAACGTGCCCCGCGCGCGCCAGGGCTGGATCCAGGGCGCGCACACGCCGGCCGCCTTGCTGCTGGCCGAGCGCCGCACGCGCGACTGGCAGGCGCAGGGCGTGGCCGCGCGCGAGCTCGACCGCAACGAAATCGCGCGCCTGCTGGGCACCGACAAGTACTTCGGCGGCTGGCTCGATCCGCGCGGCGGCGGCGTGCAGCCGCTGAGCTACGCGCGCGAACTGGCGCGCGCGGCGCAGGCAGCCGGCGTGGTCATCCACACCGGCACGCCCGTGACGCAGCTCACCCAGGCCAATGGCAAGTGGCAGGCCGCCACCGCCCGCGGTGCTCGCGTGACCGCCGAACGCGTGGTGATGTGCACCAACGGCTACACCGACGGCCTGTGGCCGGGCCTGCGCAAGACCATCATCAACGCGAACTCGTTCCAGGTCGCGACCGAGCCATTGCCCGAGGCGGTGCGCAAGACCGTGCTGCCCGAAGGCCATGTCTCTTCCGACGCGCGCAACCTGCTGCTGTACTACCGCCTGGACCACGCCGGCCGCCTGCTGATGGGCGGCCGCGGCACCTTCCGCGAACCCGACGCCGGTCAACCCGGCGACTGGTCGCACCTGGAGCACGTGGTCGCCAAGCTGTTCCCGCAGGCGGCCGGCGTGCCCATGGCCTACCGCTGGTGCGGCCACGTCGCGATCACGCGCGACTACCTGCCGCACCTGCACGAGCCCGCACCGGGCCTCCTGATCGACATCGGCTGCCAGGGCCGCGGCGTCGGCCTGCAGACGCGCATGGGCCAGGCGCTGGCGCAATACATCGCCACCGGCGACAGGAAGGCCCTGCCAGTGCAGCCATCGGACATGCGTCCGTTCCCGCTCTATGGCCTGCGCCGCCTCTATGTCTCGGCCGTGATCGGCTGGTACCGCATGACGGACGGCGGCGTCTGA
- a CDS encoding TonB-dependent receptor, whose translation MKKPALSAAATAAVRLLLLGVPLAVQAQQQEAPPQADRGSLPAVTVSTPRGEVAPFNVPGSVDRVDGAEMRDSRLQVNLSESLGGVPGLQVQNRMNYAQDLQLSIRGFGARSTFGVRGVRLYVDGIPATLPDGQGQTSNIDIGSLDRIEILRGPFSALYGNSSGGVLQAFTASGEGAPRLSYSAAAGSFGTWRQSLQASGSQGAVDYLMNASRFRTEGWREHSAARRDIANGKLGIALDNGDKLTLVLNSVRISAQDPLGLMADQYALAPRSAALATQYDTRKTVEQTQAGLLYERRVSAAQSLRLMVYGGERKTVQYQSIPPSAQQNPLHAGGVIDLTRQYGGVDLRWTAALQLADRPLELVAGLGYDSLREQRRGYENYLGRVTAPVLGVQGRLRRSERNEVWNLDPYAQATWRLAEQWTLEAGVRRSSVHFDSQDRYIVGANRDDSGSARYSKTLPVASLRYQATPDLALYGSIGRGFETPTLNELSYRAGGASGLNFALRPSVNDSVELGAKARLGAGLLTAALFQTRTRDEIVTDTNTGGRATFQNAGRTRRDGFELAWQHETANHWRTQLAYTWLDARYRDAFCSPSPCAASNTVAAGNRIPGIARQSLFASLGWVPPEGWRAGVEMRALGRMQANDLNTASAPGYAVAALYAGYLKKWERWEFNAFARVDNLFDRRYVGSVIVNEGNARYYEPAPGRSWTVGLSGAYRF comes from the coding sequence ATGAAGAAGCCTGCACTTTCCGCTGCCGCCACCGCCGCTGTCCGCCTGCTCCTGCTGGGAGTGCCGCTTGCCGTGCAGGCGCAGCAACAGGAAGCCCCGCCGCAGGCCGACCGCGGCAGCCTGCCCGCAGTCACCGTCTCCACGCCGCGCGGCGAGGTCGCTCCGTTCAACGTGCCGGGTTCGGTGGACCGTGTCGACGGCGCCGAGATGCGCGACAGCCGGCTGCAGGTCAATCTTTCCGAAAGCCTGGGCGGCGTTCCGGGCCTCCAGGTGCAGAACCGCATGAACTACGCGCAAGACCTGCAGCTGTCGATCCGGGGCTTCGGCGCGCGTTCCACCTTTGGCGTGCGCGGCGTGCGGCTGTACGTCGACGGCATTCCCGCCACGCTGCCCGACGGCCAGGGCCAGACCTCCAACATCGACATCGGCTCGCTCGATCGCATCGAGATCCTGCGCGGCCCGTTCTCGGCGCTCTACGGCAACTCTTCGGGCGGCGTGCTGCAGGCCTTCACCGCATCGGGCGAGGGGGCGCCGCGGCTTTCGTACTCGGCGGCCGCGGGCAGCTTCGGTACCTGGCGCCAGTCGCTCCAGGCCAGCGGATCGCAGGGCGCGGTCGACTATCTGATGAATGCCAGCCGCTTCCGGACCGAGGGCTGGCGCGAACACAGCGCGGCGCGGCGCGACATTGCGAACGGCAAGCTCGGCATCGCGCTGGACAACGGCGACAAGCTCACGCTGGTGCTCAACAGCGTGCGCATCAGCGCGCAGGATCCGCTGGGCCTCATGGCCGACCAGTACGCGCTGGCGCCGCGCAGCGCAGCGCTCGCCACGCAGTACGACACCCGCAAGACCGTGGAGCAGACCCAGGCGGGCCTGCTGTACGAGCGCCGGGTAAGTGCCGCGCAGTCGCTGCGGCTCATGGTCTATGGCGGCGAGCGCAAGACCGTGCAGTACCAGTCGATTCCGCCTTCGGCGCAGCAGAACCCGCTGCATGCCGGCGGCGTGATCGACCTCACGCGCCAGTACGGCGGGGTCGATCTGCGCTGGACGGCCGCGCTGCAATTGGCCGACCGGCCGCTCGAACTGGTGGCGGGCCTGGGCTACGACAGCTTGCGCGAGCAGCGCCGCGGCTACGAGAACTACCTTGGCCGCGTGACTGCGCCCGTGCTGGGCGTGCAAGGCCGCCTGCGGCGCAGCGAGCGCAACGAGGTCTGGAACCTCGACCCCTATGCCCAGGCTACCTGGCGCCTTGCGGAGCAATGGACGCTCGAGGCCGGCGTGCGCCGAAGCAGCGTGCACTTCGATTCGCAGGACCGCTACATCGTGGGCGCCAACCGCGACGACAGCGGCAGCGCGCGCTACAGCAAGACGCTGCCCGTGGCCTCGCTGCGCTACCAGGCCACGCCCGATCTCGCGCTGTATGGCTCGATCGGCCGCGGCTTCGAAACACCCACGCTCAACGAACTCTCGTACCGCGCGGGCGGTGCCAGCGGGCTCAACTTCGCGCTGCGGCCCTCGGTCAACGACAGCGTCGAACTGGGCGCGAAGGCGCGGTTGGGCGCAGGTTTGCTGACGGCGGCGCTGTTCCAGACCCGCACGCGCGACGAGATCGTGACCGACACCAACACCGGCGGGCGCGCCACTTTCCAGAACGCGGGTCGCACGCGGCGCGATGGCTTCGAACTGGCCTGGCAGCACGAGACGGCGAATCACTGGCGCACGCAACTGGCCTACACCTGGCTCGACGCGCGCTACCGCGATGCCTTCTGCTCGCCGTCGCCCTGCGCGGCATCGAACACGGTGGCGGCAGGCAACCGCATTCCGGGCATTGCGCGGCAGTCGCTCTTCGCATCGCTGGGCTGGGTGCCGCCCGAAGGCTGGCGCGCCGGCGTCGAGATGCGCGCGCTCGGGCGCATGCAGGCCAACGACCTCAATACCGCCAGCGCGCCGGGCTATGCCGTCGCTGCGCTGTACGCCGGCTATCTGAAGAAATGGGAGCGCTGGGAGTTCAACGCCTTTGCGCGCGTCGACAACCTGTTCGACCGCCGCTACGTGGGCTCGGTGATCGTCAACGAGGGCAATGCGCGCTACTACGAGCCGGCGCCGGGACGCAGCTGGACGGTGGGCCTGAGCGGCGCCTACCGCTTCTGA
- a CDS encoding PepSY-associated TM helix domain-containing protein, with product MNSRKIKTWAWVHKWSSLVCTVFMLLLCITGLPLIFHHEIGHLLGTEVESPKMPANTPRVSLDRVLETARAKHPDRVVQFVSQPEDDDGLWFVTLTPTPSPTDDFKSVVVDARTGAVLAQPKFDEGFMYVMLKLHVDLFAGLAGKLFLGFMGLLLLVAIVSGVVLYAPFMRKLDFGTVRREKRPRLKWLDLHNLLGIATLVWLFVVGSTGMINTWADLVIKYWQYDQLSALLAPYKNEPTVPVAQRASVQRSMEVALQQTPDMKLSFIAFPGTAFSSPHHTTFFMRGNEPFTSKLLQPVLVDAKTAQVTASPKMPWYLTALLVSQPLHFGDYGGMPMQIIWALLDIATIIVLGSGLYLWLKRGNTVPAPAAPVTPAGHRPQHGGQQPEPAPAMKAQA from the coding sequence ATGAACAGCCGAAAGATCAAGACCTGGGCCTGGGTGCACAAGTGGAGCAGCCTCGTGTGCACCGTGTTCATGCTGCTGCTGTGCATCACGGGCTTGCCGCTGATCTTTCACCACGAGATCGGCCACCTGCTGGGCACCGAGGTCGAATCGCCCAAGATGCCCGCGAATACGCCGCGCGTGAGCCTGGACCGGGTGCTCGAAACGGCGCGCGCGAAGCATCCGGACCGCGTGGTGCAGTTCGTTTCGCAGCCGGAGGACGACGACGGCCTCTGGTTCGTCACGCTCACGCCAACGCCTTCACCCACCGATGACTTCAAGTCGGTGGTGGTGGACGCGCGCACCGGGGCCGTGCTTGCGCAGCCGAAGTTCGACGAAGGCTTCATGTACGTGATGCTCAAGCTGCACGTCGATCTGTTTGCCGGACTCGCGGGCAAGCTGTTCCTGGGCTTCATGGGCTTGCTGCTGCTGGTGGCCATCGTCTCCGGCGTGGTGCTCTATGCGCCGTTCATGCGCAAGCTCGACTTCGGCACCGTGCGGCGCGAGAAGCGCCCGCGCCTGAAGTGGCTCGACCTGCACAACCTGCTGGGCATCGCTACGCTGGTGTGGCTGTTCGTGGTGGGCTCCACCGGCATGATCAACACCTGGGCCGACCTGGTCATCAAGTACTGGCAGTACGACCAGCTCAGCGCGCTTCTGGCGCCCTACAAGAACGAGCCGACGGTGCCCGTGGCCCAGCGCGCATCGGTGCAGCGCTCGATGGAGGTTGCGCTCCAGCAGACGCCCGACATGAAGCTGTCCTTCATCGCGTTCCCCGGCACGGCGTTCTCGAGCCCGCACCACACCACCTTCTTCATGCGCGGCAACGAGCCTTTCACCTCGAAGCTGCTGCAGCCGGTGCTGGTCGACGCCAAGACGGCCCAGGTGACCGCGTCGCCGAAGATGCCCTGGTACCTGACGGCGCTGCTCGTCTCGCAGCCGCTGCACTTCGGCGACTACGGCGGCATGCCGATGCAGATCATCTGGGCGCTGCTCGACATCGCGACCATCATCGTGCTGGGCAGCGGCCTTTACCTGTGGCTCAAGCGCGGCAACACCGTGCCGGCCCCGGCCGCACCGGTCACCCCGGCGGGGCACAGGCCGCAGCATGGCGGGCAGCAGCCCGAACCTGCGCCTGCCATGAAGGCGCAGGCATGA
- a CDS encoding TonB-dependent siderophore receptor, whose protein sequence is MKRFMAGRKVASVLAGCMAIYVHHQVLAQTTAPGALPEVKVDASAEAETATSPVIGYRARNAATATKTDTPLSETPQSVTVVTRDQMVDQGAGNLQDALNYAAGVRSDAYGLDSRTDSVRIRGATPDIYLDGLRQSYGYYTSTTRTEPYTLERLEVLRGPAGMLFGAGTAAGVVNMVSKRPLHETQREVGVQFGSFGRKQVQADLTGPLNADGSLSYRLIALQRKSDTQVDHVPDDRSVIAPSLTWRPNAATSLTLQGLWQKDKSGSSSQFLPWEGTLLPNPNGSIPASRFIGEPGFDYYNSERKTFGWQFEHKFNENWSVRQNFRYAQNENDNRYHYGNAFGGAESWDATDPVFKRVLGRYYDSYLTRNRTQTLDNHVEGHFQTGAVKHTLLVGADFARQRENVWGGFTFDTIDVYAPVYGHVDVPERTALPRTRQRQTGVYLQDQIKLDNWIFVAGLRHDRAVSSAAGSDEEKSSATTKRFGLMYAMPSGWSPYLSYTESFTPQSPRNGQIFTPLRGEQWEAGVKYEPKDRALAFSAAVYDLREKNQITSPSQNVYTQVGKTKTRGVELEAKGSIGPNLDLIAHYNYTDADEQIEGLPKHQASVWAKYRFSIGGVSGFSAGAGLRVMSSFRDLQFGVGPRVPGIALADLVFAYDTARWRYALNINNVTDKAYFSTCLSRGDCWYGSRRNVVASATYRF, encoded by the coding sequence ATGAAGAGGTTCATGGCGGGGCGCAAGGTCGCATCGGTGCTGGCAGGCTGCATGGCGATTTACGTGCATCACCAGGTTCTGGCCCAGACCACGGCGCCCGGCGCCTTGCCGGAAGTGAAGGTCGATGCAAGCGCCGAGGCCGAAACCGCGACTTCGCCGGTGATCGGCTACCGCGCCAGGAATGCCGCAACCGCCACCAAGACCGACACGCCGCTGTCCGAAACGCCCCAGTCGGTCACGGTGGTCACGCGCGACCAGATGGTGGACCAGGGTGCGGGCAATCTTCAGGACGCGCTCAACTATGCGGCCGGCGTGCGCTCCGATGCCTATGGCCTCGATTCGCGGACCGACTCCGTGCGCATCCGGGGCGCCACGCCTGACATCTACCTGGACGGCCTGCGCCAGTCCTATGGCTACTACACCAGCACCACGCGCACCGAGCCCTACACGCTGGAGCGGCTCGAAGTGCTGCGCGGCCCGGCGGGCATGCTGTTCGGCGCGGGCACGGCGGCGGGCGTGGTCAACATGGTCAGCAAGCGCCCATTGCACGAAACCCAGCGCGAAGTGGGCGTGCAGTTCGGCAGCTTCGGCCGCAAGCAGGTCCAGGCCGACCTGACGGGTCCGCTGAATGCCGATGGCAGCCTGTCCTACCGGTTGATCGCGTTGCAGCGCAAGTCGGACACGCAGGTCGACCATGTGCCCGACGACCGCAGCGTCATTGCGCCTTCGCTGACCTGGCGGCCCAACGCGGCAACCTCGCTCACTTTGCAGGGGCTGTGGCAAAAGGACAAGAGCGGCAGCAGTTCGCAGTTCCTCCCGTGGGAGGGCACCCTGCTGCCGAACCCGAACGGCAGCATTCCCGCCAGCCGCTTCATCGGCGAGCCGGGCTTCGACTACTACAACAGCGAACGCAAGACCTTCGGCTGGCAGTTCGAGCACAAGTTCAACGAAAACTGGAGCGTGCGGCAGAACTTCCGCTACGCGCAAAACGAGAACGACAACCGCTACCACTATGGCAATGCCTTCGGCGGCGCCGAAAGCTGGGACGCTACCGATCCGGTCTTCAAGCGCGTGCTCGGCCGCTACTACGACAGCTACCTCACGCGCAACCGCACGCAGACGCTCGACAACCATGTCGAGGGCCATTTCCAGACCGGCGCCGTGAAGCACACGCTGCTGGTCGGGGCGGATTTCGCCAGGCAGCGCGAAAACGTGTGGGGCGGATTTACCTTCGACACCATCGACGTCTACGCGCCCGTGTACGGCCATGTCGATGTGCCCGAGCGCACGGCGCTGCCGCGCACCCGCCAGCGCCAGACCGGCGTCTATCTGCAGGACCAGATCAAGCTCGACAACTGGATCTTCGTGGCGGGCCTGCGGCACGACAGGGCGGTGTCCAGCGCGGCAGGCAGCGACGAGGAGAAGAGCAGCGCGACCACCAAGCGCTTCGGCCTGATGTACGCCATGCCCTCGGGTTGGTCGCCGTATCTGAGCTACACCGAATCGTTCACGCCGCAGTCGCCGCGCAACGGGCAGATCTTCACGCCTTTGCGCGGCGAGCAATGGGAAGCCGGCGTGAAGTATGAGCCGAAGGACCGCGCACTGGCGTTCAGCGCAGCGGTCTACGATCTGCGCGAGAAGAACCAGATCACTTCGCCATCGCAGAATGTGTACACGCAAGTCGGCAAGACCAAGACCCGGGGCGTGGAACTCGAGGCCAAGGGTTCCATCGGCCCGAACCTCGACCTCATCGCGCACTACAACTACACCGATGCCGACGAGCAGATCGAAGGCCTGCCCAAGCACCAGGCGAGCGTCTGGGCCAAGTACCGCTTCTCGATCGGCGGCGTCAGCGGCTTCTCGGCCGGCGCCGGCCTGCGCGTGATGAGCTCGTTCCGCGATCTGCAATTCGGCGTGGGACCGCGCGTGCCGGGCATTGCGCTGGCCGACCTCGTGTTCGCCTACGACACCGCGCGCTGGCGCTATGCGCTCAACATCAACAACGTGACGGACAAGGCGTATTTCAGCACCTGCCTGTCGCGCGGCGACTGCTGGTACGGCTCGCGCCGCAACGTCGTGGCCAGCGCGACCTATCGTTTTTAA